The Terriglobus sp. TAA 43 sequence AGCGCGTGCAGGCACTGACCGTCCTTGACGCGCGCGGGGCCGCATTTTCGTGGAACAGCTCTGCGCCACCACGGGTACGATGGATGAGCTGCCAGGACGACAGCCGCGTTTCAATTCACCGAAAGCCGGGGATTTCCCCGGTTCCACTTTGCGGAAGTCGCTCAGACTAGTAACGAGAAACGCCCTAGCGAAAGCTTGCCCGGATCACTGACGACAAGCCGACTTCTCGTTATTGAACTGCTACGTCTTTCATCTACGCTGTGCTCGCACGTCATCCACGACCTTCTCTATTGCATCGGCAACAGCATCTGGGTTCTGTTGGTGCATGAAATGGCCGGAATCAGGCACTGCAATGAGTCGCCCGTGTTCTGAACGCTTCGCGAGGTCCACCTGATGGTTGTGCCATTCATCGTTCAACGCTGTCAGTTGTTGCGGATTTAATGTGGGGAAAGCTGAAGCAGGCGCCTTCTGTGTGCGTTCCAGAACGCTGAGAGGGATGTCTGCGTGCCACGTAAGCGTTTCGTGGTTAGGAAGATATCCATTCTGCTGAAGAAAGGCAGGGTTGTTCCAATTGGGATCCAGCTCATTTGAGATGGCGGCAATCCGCCACTCCTGTTCCTCGTGTGCGGAATCGACGAAGACAAGCCCGGCAATTTCGTGGGGATACGCCTGCTGGTAGCGTCGCACAAGGATGCCGCCGTCTGAGGCTCCTACGAGAACGTATGGCTTCTTCAGCTGTGCCACAGCGAAGAGAGCATGATCGTCGGAAATGACGGCGTCGATAGGCCGACGTTCGGGATGCGCATCGTTCTCCGGGTGGTCGCTCTGTCCCACTCCAATGGCGTCGTAACTGCACACACGGATTTGGGGGCTGACTTTTTCCTGCACCTTTCCCCACGCATTCGCCGCGCCAAGACCTCTCCCGGTAACGAGGATGACGGTAGGGACCGCGTTCTCATTTCCAGAGCATTCTAGAAACATGTGCTGACCGTTGGAAAGCTGTACCAACCGGCCGGGCTTCTGAAGCGTTGAGGAACCCTGAGAGATGGACGGCTGCTGGATGCAGGCATGCACGATTGATGGTTCCCCGATCGTGCAGAAGCCAAAAACAGTGCCCATCGTAATGACACTTGCAATGAGTGTTGCTGAGAGCAGGAGTTGTGCGCGTGCCAAGGCTCGCGGAGCGCAGAGCACGAATATCTCACGGAGCACTTCGCTCCAGACTCGGAACGTCTCTTCGGCGCCTCGCTGCCGTGCATGCTCAAGTTCGTCCCGAAACACCAAACGCATTTCATCGCCGTAGTAAGCGATCAAATCGTCGCTTTGAATCATGAGCAGGCGATCAAAGAGGAAGCATTGAAGCCGGTCGAGGCGATTCATTTCTGCTCTCCAATTTTGAGAAGTTTTCTGTGCCGTGCGAGGTCGAGCAGAGCCTGTTGACGCCGAAACTCGGCACCGAGCAGGCGCTTTCCTGTCGAGGTCAGAGCATAGGTTCTGCGCCTCTCGTCGCCGGAGTGGAGAACCTCGGTGATAAGGCTTTGTTCCGTTAGCTTTTTGATGGTGGTGTACAACGTCGCAGGGCCAATTGAAAATGTTCCTTCAGAAAGTTCGCGAATGTCCTGCATGATGCGATAGCCATGCTTTTCTTCGTCCGCCAGAGCGAAGAGTACAAAGAAGGATGCGGTTGGCAACGGAAGTTTCTCAAGCAGAGATTCGTCGAATGAGCGCGTTTCCATCGTGCCCCCCCCTATATCCATTGCAGATATATCGGGAATGGATATACTGTGTCAATGGTCGATCTTGCAGTCGATCGACAATTATCGTCTTTGGAGGCGCTCAAGCCACCAGTTTGCTGAACCAACTCGTGCGCGGTTGGCCAGTCTGATCGCTCCTGGTAAACGCCGTTGTCGAACATTGACGCCTTTTGATGGCAAGCCGACTTCGCAGTACTAATTTGTTTTCGAGAAATCTACCTTGAGTTAATACACGTCGATGTCGGGTTTGGACGCGAGGTGGTCGTCTGGAGCATTGAGGAACTCATGGATATATAGATCTCCTTCTAGGGAGTTCAACAGAGGCCCATGCATACGCTTCGTAAACAATAACCGCTGGCTGTTGGGAAAATAGTGGTGGATCATATCGTTGTAGAGAGGTCTGCAGGCGTCATCCAGTCCACCTGCTCCAAGCAGTACCGGGACGGTGCTATAGTACGGCTTCTTGGTTGCTGAATGGATCGGTTTTACGTGCCACTCCTGGCATACGGCTCCGAATACATCATTTACATGAAAGCCCGCCAGCCACGGCATCATCTTTTCCTGCTGTGCAATCAGGTCAGGATCTTCGTATGCCATTTTGTCCGAGCAATAGACCGAGATGCGCATTCCCGAAACGCCACCGTTATTTGCGAACACGCCGTCGAAGTATTCCTTCACGTATAGCTCTGCGCGTTCACTGACCATGTCGAGAACAATCTGCGGTATCTGCTTGATCCCGTCGTAGTCCTCCAGCTTGCTATGCAGGATGCTCAAAAGTTCACTGCGACCATAGCTCAAATCAACATTACGGCCATCCTTGAGCCGGTAGTGGATTGAAAAGCTTTTCCCCTCTATAGAACTGAAGTAGGCGCGAAACTGGGGCGTGAGCTTCCTGTCCACACCATCCAATACCATCGTCAAAGCTTCATCGAAGTTCGCTAGTTCCTGCTCGTCAATGTTCACGAACTCCGGGAGTGGCGAATCGAGGATGAGTGACCGAATGTGCTCGGGATACTTCCGCAGGACGGCCATCATTATGCCACCACTGTATGAAATCCCCATCAAATTGATTAAGTCGATCTTGAGCACCTTGCGTAGATCTTCGATGTCAGCTGCGCTTTCGTCCGTGCTGTATGCAGATAGGTCGATGCCCCGCTCAACTAGCTTCTTACGACACGCCCTCACCGCTGCCAGCCGTGCAGCATCCGGAGACCGATGTTCGAGATACGCCCTCTGGACCTCAGTGCCTTCGCCGTCACACTCTAGATTCGGCAGTGCGAAGTGCGTCCCTCGTTGTTCGAACGCAATATAGTCCCGGTCGACCAGTAATGATCGGCGAGAGATCGAAGTCACGGGATGCAGAGAACTGACCCCGGGACCACCGCCCGTATAAAGCACCGGATCAGGGGCCCGGGCCTTGTTCTTGCTCTTTACGTAGATGAATGGAAGTTTGATGACACGACCTTCAGGATGTCCACGGTTCTCGGCCACAACAAGGTAACCACAACGGGTGTCGTATCCGTCGCCTGGCGTGTAGAGGCAGGAAGTAT is a genomic window containing:
- a CDS encoding alpha/beta fold hydrolase → MNRLDRLQCFLFDRLLMIQSDDLIAYYGDEMRLVFRDELEHARQRGAEETFRVWSEVLREIFVLCAPRALARAQLLLSATLIASVITMGTVFGFCTIGEPSIVHACIQQPSISQGSSTLQKPGRLVQLSNGQHMFLECSGNENAVPTVILVTGRGLGAANAWGKVQEKVSPQIRVCSYDAIGVGQSDHPENDAHPERRPIDAVISDDHALFAVAQLKKPYVLVGASDGGILVRRYQQAYPHEIAGLVFVDSAHEEQEWRIAAISNELDPNWNNPAFLQQNGYLPNHETLTWHADIPLSVLERTQKAPASAFPTLNPQQLTALNDEWHNHQVDLAKRSEHGRLIAVPDSGHFMHQQNPDAVADAIEKVVDDVRAQRR
- a CDS encoding PadR family transcriptional regulator encodes the protein METRSFDESLLEKLPLPTASFFVLFALADEEKHGYRIMQDIRELSEGTFSIGPATLYTTIKKLTEQSLITEVLHSGDERRRTYALTSTGKRLLGAEFRRQQALLDLARHRKLLKIGEQK
- a CDS encoding alpha/beta fold hydrolase → MKLTGRFCGPSLLICMALVCRAQKAELPRVDDTSCLYTPGDGYDTRCGYLVVAENRGHPEGRVIKLPFIYVKSKNKARAPDPVLYTGGGPGVSSLHPVTSISRRSLLVDRDYIAFEQRGTHFALPNLECDGEGTEVQRAYLEHRSPDAARLAAVRACRKKLVERGIDLSAYSTDESAADIEDLRKVLKIDLINLMGISYSGGIMMAVLRKYPEHIRSLILDSPLPEFVNIDEQELANFDEALTMVLDGVDRKLTPQFRAYFSSIEGKSFSIHYRLKDGRNVDLSYGRSELLSILHSKLEDYDGIKQIPQIVLDMVSERAELYVKEYFDGVFANNGGVSGMRISVYCSDKMAYEDPDLIAQQEKMMPWLAGFHVNDVFGAVCQEWHVKPIHSATKKPYYSTVPVLLGAGGLDDACRPLYNDMIHHYFPNSQRLLFTKRMHGPLLNSLEGDLYIHEFLNAPDDHLASKPDIDVY